From one Microbacterium sp. 10M-3C3 genomic stretch:
- the alr gene encoding alanine racemase, which yields MSLRAGTMREAEIDLDAIADNVRHIRRLTGVEVMAVVKADGYGHGALRAAVAALHGGATRLGVADVGEALALRRAGVSAPVLAWLHPPHPDFAEAVAADVALGISGSAQLDAAVAAGRGDRVATVHLKVDTGLSRNGAPRDEWRRLFAEAARLERIGRLRVEGLFSHLSNASEADDRAALAVFDEATALAASVGLRPRVRHLAATHAAIALPEARLDCVRIGIGLYGLSPFADRTSADLGLRPAMTLRAAVAAVRRVPAGTGVSYGYDFRAERDTTLALVPLGYADGVPRQASGAGTVRINGVRARVAGRIAMDQFVVDMGDHDVSVGDEVVVFGDPTLGVPSASDWADAAGTINYEIVTRIGARVPRRQVG from the coding sequence ATGAGCCTCCGCGCCGGCACGATGCGCGAGGCGGAGATCGACCTCGACGCGATCGCCGACAACGTCCGGCATATCCGCCGTCTCACCGGCGTCGAGGTGATGGCCGTCGTGAAGGCCGACGGCTACGGTCACGGCGCCCTGCGCGCCGCGGTCGCCGCCCTGCACGGCGGTGCGACGCGGCTCGGGGTCGCCGACGTCGGCGAGGCGCTCGCGCTGCGGCGCGCCGGTGTCTCGGCGCCCGTGCTCGCGTGGCTGCATCCGCCCCACCCCGACTTCGCCGAGGCCGTCGCCGCCGATGTCGCGCTCGGCATCTCCGGATCGGCGCAGCTCGACGCCGCCGTCGCGGCCGGGCGCGGCGACCGCGTGGCGACGGTGCACCTCAAGGTCGACACCGGGCTGTCGCGCAACGGCGCACCGCGCGACGAGTGGCGGCGGCTGTTCGCCGAGGCCGCGCGCCTCGAGCGGATCGGACGGCTACGGGTCGAAGGGCTCTTCTCGCACCTGTCCAACGCGTCGGAGGCCGACGACCGTGCCGCCCTCGCGGTGTTCGACGAGGCCACCGCGCTCGCCGCATCCGTGGGCTTGCGCCCGCGGGTACGACACCTCGCCGCGACCCACGCCGCGATCGCGCTGCCCGAGGCCCGTCTGGACTGCGTGCGGATCGGGATCGGCCTCTACGGGCTGTCGCCGTTCGCCGATCGCACGTCGGCCGACCTGGGGCTCCGGCCGGCGATGACGCTGCGCGCGGCCGTCGCGGCGGTGCGGCGCGTGCCGGCGGGCACCGGCGTGTCGTACGGCTACGACTTCCGCGCGGAGCGCGACACGACGCTCGCGCTCGTGCCGCTCGGCTACGCCGACGGCGTGCCCCGCCAGGCGTCGGGTGCCGGCACCGTGCGTATCAACGGGGTCCGCGCGCGCGTGGCCGGCCGCATCGCGATGGACCAGTTCGTCGTCGACATGGGCGACCACGACGTGTCGGTGGGCGACGAGGTCGTGGTCTTCGGCGACCCGACCCTGGGCGTGCCCTCGGCGAGCGACTGGGCGGATGCGGCGGGCACCATCAATTACGAGATCGTCACGCGCATCGGGGCGCGCGTGCCGCGGAGGCAGGTGGGATGA
- the tsaE gene encoding tRNA (adenosine(37)-N6)-threonylcarbamoyltransferase complex ATPase subunit type 1 TsaE — MSVPDSFLGRREITSPADMEELGRQLGGVLEAGDVVVLTGPLGAGKTTLTRGIGEGLGVRGPIQSPTFVLARTHPSLVGGAPLVHVDAYRLGSAMELDDLDLDADRSVVIVEWGREKAEHLVDSWWEIEIEPQTGGRGNDSACGTILPHTAALDDDAPRVVTISRRP, encoded by the coding sequence ATGAGCGTTCCGGACTCTTTCCTCGGACGGCGGGAGATCACGAGCCCGGCCGACATGGAGGAGCTCGGTCGTCAGCTCGGCGGCGTCCTCGAGGCGGGCGACGTCGTGGTGCTCACGGGGCCGCTCGGCGCCGGCAAGACGACTCTCACGCGCGGCATCGGGGAGGGCCTCGGGGTGCGCGGACCGATCCAGAGCCCGACCTTCGTGCTCGCCCGCACGCATCCGTCGCTCGTGGGCGGCGCTCCGCTCGTGCACGTCGACGCGTACCGGCTCGGCTCCGCGATGGAGCTCGACGATCTCGACCTCGACGCCGACCGCTCGGTCGTCATCGTCGAGTGGGGGCGCGAGAAGGCCGAGCATCTGGTCGACAGCTGGTGGGAGATCGAGATCGAGCCGCAGACCGGCGGGCGCGGCAACGACTCGGCGTGCGGCACGATTCTCCCGCATACGGCCGCGCTCGACGATGACGCCCCACGCGTCGTGACGATCTCCCGCCGTCCCTGA
- a CDS encoding dynamin family protein has protein sequence MTASDTRTVAEPPVVGKADETAPAELVRLVERTRSFTGAVGRADLARRLDDTRSRLLDPHVRVIVVGQFKQGKSKLVNALINAPACAVDDDVATAVPTAVAWGDEPSAAVFVRPEGGGDATVERVPIPFDQLDAHVSGQADAGLGRAIVGAEVLVPREILRGGLRLVDSPGVGGLESTRSLATLAALSTAHAVILVSDASQEYTEPELTFLQHAMRMSPNVAAVLSKTDIYPQWREIQEIDRGRLDGIGDVPIFAVSSDLRLLAAEHQDRELNDESGFPALVAHLRRDVLGRAELLHRRAAAHDLTSVLDQLGMSIRTELNALLHPEDTPRMLAQLEDAKARADEFRGRSARWQVTLSDGIADLIADTEHDLRERLRRVQRDGETAIEEGDPGPIWDQIAQWVDERVSAAISETFVWTNERSQWLSERVADEFLAGEAGIPLIDVGDVTGVLDPVEQLQSLDEGRMGAAEKIYIGVRGSYGGVLMVGLATSLVGLSLINPLSLLAGVLVGRRAYREDMSGRLTRRQIEAKNLLRRHIEDVVFQVGKQLKDRLRLVQRASRDHFGAIADELHRSLAESVLAAKQAAATYTADRDGRVKELEARMRQIEALRSQIPAIEPVAGAR, from the coding sequence GTGACCGCATCCGACACCCGCACCGTCGCCGAGCCGCCCGTCGTAGGGAAGGCGGACGAGACCGCTCCGGCGGAGCTCGTGAGACTCGTGGAGCGGACGCGGTCGTTCACCGGCGCGGTGGGGCGCGCTGATCTGGCCAGACGTCTCGACGACACGCGATCGCGACTGCTCGACCCGCACGTGCGCGTGATCGTGGTGGGGCAGTTCAAGCAGGGCAAGAGCAAGCTCGTGAACGCCCTCATCAACGCTCCCGCGTGCGCCGTCGACGACGATGTGGCCACCGCGGTGCCGACGGCCGTCGCGTGGGGCGACGAGCCGTCGGCAGCCGTGTTCGTGCGGCCCGAGGGCGGCGGCGATGCCACCGTCGAGCGTGTGCCCATTCCGTTCGACCAGCTCGACGCGCATGTGTCGGGGCAGGCGGATGCGGGGCTCGGGCGCGCGATCGTCGGGGCCGAGGTGCTCGTGCCGCGCGAGATCCTCCGCGGCGGTCTGCGCCTCGTCGACTCGCCGGGCGTCGGGGGCCTGGAGTCGACGCGATCGCTCGCGACGCTCGCGGCCCTGTCGACGGCGCACGCGGTCATCCTCGTGTCCGACGCGTCGCAGGAGTACACCGAGCCCGAGCTCACGTTCCTCCAGCACGCGATGCGCATGTCGCCGAACGTCGCGGCGGTCCTGAGCAAGACCGACATCTACCCGCAGTGGCGCGAGATCCAGGAGATCGACCGAGGTCGCCTCGACGGCATCGGCGACGTGCCGATCTTCGCGGTCTCCAGCGACCTGCGCCTGCTCGCCGCGGAGCACCAGGACCGCGAGCTCAACGACGAGTCCGGCTTCCCCGCACTCGTCGCGCACTTGCGCCGCGACGTGCTCGGCCGCGCCGAGCTGCTGCACCGCCGCGCCGCCGCACACGACCTGACCTCGGTGCTCGATCAGCTGGGAATGTCGATCCGCACCGAGCTGAACGCGCTGCTGCATCCGGAGGACACCCCCCGCATGCTCGCGCAGCTGGAGGACGCGAAGGCGCGCGCCGACGAGTTCCGCGGCCGCTCGGCTCGGTGGCAGGTGACCCTCAGCGACGGCATCGCCGACCTCATCGCCGACACCGAGCACGACCTGCGCGAGCGGCTGCGGCGTGTGCAGCGCGACGGGGAGACGGCGATCGAGGAGGGCGACCCCGGACCCATCTGGGACCAGATCGCCCAGTGGGTCGACGAGCGGGTGTCGGCGGCGATCTCCGAGACGTTCGTGTGGACCAACGAGCGGTCGCAGTGGCTGTCCGAGCGCGTCGCCGACGAGTTCCTCGCAGGTGAGGCCGGCATCCCGCTCATCGACGTGGGGGATGTCACGGGCGTGCTCGATCCCGTCGAGCAGCTGCAGTCGCTCGACGAAGGACGCATGGGGGCGGCGGAGAAGATCTACATCGGCGTCCGCGGCTCGTACGGCGGCGTGCTGATGGTGGGCCTCGCGACGAGCCTCGTCGGCCTGTCGCTCATCAACCCGCTCTCCCTCCTCGCCGGGGTGCTCGTCGGACGCCGCGCGTACCGCGAGGACATGAGCGGGCGGCTCACGCGGCGCCAGATTGAGGCGAAGAACCTCCTGCGCCGCCACATCGAGGATGTCGTGTTCCAGGTCGGCAAGCAGCTGAAGGACCGGCTCCGCCTCGTCCAGCGCGCCTCCCGCGATCACTTCGGCGCGATCGCCGACGAGCTGCACCGGTCGCTGGCCGAATCGGTGCTCGCCGCGAAGCAGGCGGCCGCCACGTACACCGCCGACCGCGACGGTCGCGTCAAGGAGCTCGAGGCGCGGATGCGTCAGATCGAGGCGCTGCGCTCGCAGATCCCCGCGATTGAGCCGGTCGCCGGGGCGCGCTGA
- the tsaD gene encoding tRNA (adenosine(37)-N6)-threonylcarbamoyltransferase complex transferase subunit TsaD, with amino-acid sequence MTREPLVLGIETSCDETGIGIVRGRTLLSNTIASSMAEHARYGGVVPEVAARAHLEALGPSLDAALEEAGVRLDDLDAVAVTSGPGLAGALMVGIGAAKALAVSLGKPLYAVNHLVGHIAADILTPDAEPLEYPTVALLVSGGHTSLLLVRDLTSDVELLGETVDDAAGEAFDKVARLLGLPYPGGPEIDRAAASGDPDAIRFPRGLSRASDMAHHRYDFSFSGLKTSVARWVEAQEASGGDGVPVADVAASFREAVVDVLVTKALDACERYGVPRLLLGGGVIANRRLRDVAIERAAAAGVTVRIPPLSLCTDNGAMIAALAAELIAAGRAPSTLAFGADSTLPVTEIQVAPAADDEAA; translated from the coding sequence ATGACGCGCGAGCCTCTCGTCCTCGGCATCGAGACGAGCTGCGACGAGACCGGCATCGGGATCGTCCGCGGCCGGACGCTGCTGAGCAACACGATCGCCTCGAGCATGGCCGAGCACGCCCGGTACGGCGGCGTCGTCCCCGAGGTCGCCGCGCGCGCCCACCTCGAGGCCCTCGGTCCGTCGCTGGACGCCGCGCTCGAGGAGGCGGGCGTGCGCCTGGACGACCTCGACGCCGTCGCGGTCACGAGCGGGCCGGGCCTCGCGGGCGCGCTCATGGTCGGGATCGGCGCGGCGAAGGCCCTCGCGGTCTCGCTCGGAAAGCCCCTGTACGCCGTCAACCACCTCGTCGGGCACATCGCCGCCGACATCCTCACCCCCGACGCCGAGCCCCTCGAGTACCCGACCGTGGCGCTGCTCGTGAGCGGCGGCCACACGTCGCTCCTCCTCGTCCGCGACCTCACCTCCGACGTCGAGCTGCTGGGGGAGACCGTCGACGACGCCGCCGGCGAGGCGTTCGACAAGGTCGCGCGCCTGCTCGGGCTGCCCTACCCCGGGGGTCCCGAGATCGATCGTGCCGCCGCCTCCGGCGACCCCGACGCCATCCGGTTCCCGCGGGGGCTCTCCCGCGCGTCCGACATGGCGCACCACCGGTACGACTTCTCGTTCTCGGGCCTGAAGACCTCCGTCGCGCGGTGGGTGGAGGCGCAGGAGGCGTCAGGCGGCGACGGTGTGCCGGTCGCCGACGTCGCCGCGTCGTTCCGCGAGGCGGTCGTGGACGTGCTCGTGACGAAGGCGCTCGACGCGTGCGAGCGCTACGGCGTGCCGCGGCTGCTCCTCGGCGGCGGTGTCATCGCCAACCGGCGCCTGCGCGACGTCGCGATCGAGCGCGCGGCGGCCGCGGGTGTCACGGTGCGGATCCCGCCGCTGTCGCTGTGCACCGACAACGGCGCGATGATCGCCGCGCTCGCCGCCGAGCTGATCGCCGCCGGGCGCGCGCCCTCGACGCTCGCGTTCGGCGCCGATTCGACGCTGCCGGTCACGGAGATCCAGGTCGCCCCTGCTGCGGACGACGAGGCGGCATGA
- the tsaB gene encoding tRNA (adenosine(37)-N6)-threonylcarbamoyltransferase complex dimerization subunit type 1 TsaB, with the protein MFLGIDTSLGTAVAVVEADGYVVAEAGSADPLAHAEVIGDLLRQVDGAGITHVVAGMGPGPFTGLRVGIAAARAFARGRDLPVVPVPSHDAVALDVLLSAALAGADAPAPFAVVTDARRREFAYTVYDGLDDDGLPVRRTEPALVPRADLDARVAELGAERRDAASVSAAMLALVGARAVAAGRILGPNEPLYLRSPDVTVGHVAKKVRA; encoded by the coding sequence GTGTTCCTCGGCATCGACACCTCCCTCGGCACGGCCGTCGCCGTCGTCGAGGCGGACGGCTACGTCGTCGCCGAAGCGGGCAGCGCCGACCCTCTCGCGCACGCGGAGGTCATCGGCGATCTGCTGCGCCAGGTCGACGGCGCCGGCATCACCCACGTCGTGGCCGGCATGGGTCCGGGGCCCTTCACGGGGCTGCGGGTGGGCATCGCCGCGGCGCGCGCCTTCGCCCGCGGGCGGGATCTCCCCGTCGTGCCCGTCCCGAGTCACGACGCGGTCGCCCTCGACGTGCTGCTGTCGGCCGCGCTCGCCGGCGCCGACGCGCCCGCGCCCTTCGCCGTTGTCACCGACGCGCGTCGCCGCGAGTTCGCGTACACCGTGTACGACGGGCTCGACGACGACGGGCTGCCGGTGCGGCGCACCGAGCCCGCGCTCGTGCCCCGCGCCGACCTCGACGCGCGCGTGGCCGAGCTCGGCGCCGAGCGCCGCGACGCCGCATCCGTGTCCGCCGCGATGCTCGCCCTCGTCGGTGCCCGTGCGGTCGCCGCCGGCCGCATCCTCGGCCCGAACGAGCCGCTCTACCTGCGCTCGCCCGACGTCACCGTCGGGCACGTCGCGAAGAAGGTGCGCGCATGA
- a CDS encoding dynamin family protein gives MRTSLGDVADVIEAAHVLYADEPATSAVLDGYGRRLREPLRVAVAGIVKAGKSTLLNALIGERIAPTDAGECTRTITWYRHAVTAHITMHRHDGTTERLPVRRTDGRLDLDLGSARAEDVAWIDVGWPSESLRSMILIDTPGIASVTRENSARSVEFLVPENSPSAADAIIYLLRHVHSSDVRFLEAFRDTAAGASQTVNAVAVLSRADEIGSGRIDSLVSAAGIADRYRRDGELRALALGVLPIAGLLAEGARTLRESEFIALRELARLDRAEREKLLVSVDRFVRPTAATSLSITARENLLQRFGLFGVRLAAALIRGGATTSSALAERLVQQSGMVALQEFVVDHFRQRAVALKARGVLQGVEQLVRERPRPGADAVLGGIERIMVRSHELRELALLAQLRTAPVALSVDDVADAERILGGAGTAPVVRLGLADTAGRPERDARVQSLLTRWRALSESPLSDRYTAHLCRMVVRSVEGVAADLAGAGAHAAAPGGSVSRDGRRDAGGASDVVLASGPAQGSR, from the coding sequence ATGCGCACGTCGCTCGGCGATGTGGCCGACGTCATCGAGGCCGCGCACGTCCTGTACGCCGACGAGCCGGCGACCTCCGCGGTGCTCGACGGGTATGGCCGGCGCCTCCGCGAACCGCTGCGCGTGGCCGTCGCAGGCATCGTGAAGGCCGGCAAGTCGACGCTTCTGAACGCGCTGATCGGCGAGCGGATCGCGCCGACGGATGCGGGCGAGTGCACGCGCACGATCACGTGGTACCGCCATGCCGTCACGGCGCACATCACGATGCACCGCCACGACGGCACCACCGAGCGCCTCCCCGTGCGCCGCACCGACGGCCGCCTCGATCTCGATCTGGGGTCTGCGCGCGCCGAGGACGTCGCGTGGATCGACGTCGGCTGGCCTTCCGAGAGCCTGCGCTCGATGATCCTCATCGACACCCCGGGCATCGCGTCGGTCACGCGGGAGAACTCCGCGCGGTCGGTCGAGTTCCTCGTGCCGGAGAACTCGCCCTCCGCCGCCGACGCCATCATCTACCTTCTGCGTCATGTCCACTCCAGCGACGTGCGCTTCCTCGAGGCGTTCCGCGACACCGCGGCCGGCGCCTCGCAGACCGTCAACGCGGTCGCGGTGCTCTCACGCGCCGACGAGATCGGCTCGGGCCGCATCGACTCGCTCGTCTCGGCAGCCGGCATCGCCGATCGCTATCGACGCGACGGCGAGCTGCGGGCTCTGGCCCTGGGCGTGCTGCCGATCGCGGGGCTCCTCGCCGAGGGCGCGCGCACGCTGCGCGAGAGCGAGTTCATCGCCCTGCGCGAGCTCGCGCGGCTGGATCGTGCCGAGCGCGAGAAGCTGCTCGTCTCCGTCGACCGCTTCGTCCGTCCGACAGCGGCCACGTCGCTCAGCATCACCGCCCGGGAGAATCTGCTGCAGCGGTTCGGGCTGTTCGGCGTGCGGCTGGCGGCCGCGCTCATCCGGGGCGGCGCCACCACGTCGTCGGCACTCGCCGAGCGGCTCGTGCAGCAGTCCGGGATGGTCGCGCTGCAGGAGTTCGTCGTCGACCATTTCCGCCAGCGCGCCGTCGCTCTGAAGGCCCGCGGCGTGCTGCAGGGCGTCGAGCAGCTCGTGCGGGAGCGTCCGCGCCCCGGAGCGGACGCCGTCCTGGGCGGGATCGAGCGCATCATGGTGCGCAGCCACGAGCTGCGGGAGCTCGCGCTCCTCGCCCAGCTGCGGACTGCGCCGGTGGCGCTCTCCGTCGACGACGTCGCCGACGCCGAGCGGATCCTCGGCGGAGCGGGCACCGCTCCGGTGGTGCGCCTCGGCCTCGCCGACACGGCCGGTCGGCCGGAGCGGGACGCCCGCGTCCAGTCGCTCCTCACGCGCTGGCGTGCGCTCAGCGAGTCGCCGCTGTCGGACCGCTACACCGCGCACCTGTGCCGCATGGTGGTCCGCAGCGTCGAGGGCGTGGCGGCCGACCTCGCCGGCGCCGGAGCGCACGCCGCGGCACCGGGCGGATCAGTCTCGCGTGACGGACGGCGCGACGCCGGGGGAGCGTCCGACGTCGTGCTGGCGAGCGGTCCAGCGCAGGGCTCCCGGTAG
- a CDS encoding alpha/beta hydrolase, protein MRQAAAGSGLARTVVGGSAGGLVVRVGARDGDRDGPHGDDVATVLLHGAAGSWTTWTPLLAAAAACGCPLRDTVAPDLPGWGESPGAMSGLGALADRVAATLHALGYRRWRLIGHSLGGALALEIAARFPDDTLSATLVSPSGATVQAVARHPIEAAPRLPAFAGMILAMRILAALGPLRAPLLHGMRRIGLLRVLAAPLFAHPARVDPAVTDALADEIRPASFLAAVDAAREVDIEGWRRIRCPVHVVRGRRDVFVGRDDAAALRAVVPHAHETVLATAGHFAHVEDPDAVLAVLSRLRTVSPVV, encoded by the coding sequence ATGCGGCAGGCGGCAGCCGGATCCGGGCTCGCGCGCACGGTCGTGGGCGGGAGCGCCGGTGGGCTGGTCGTGCGCGTGGGCGCGCGTGACGGCGACCGCGACGGCCCCCACGGCGACGATGTCGCGACCGTGTTGCTGCACGGCGCCGCCGGATCGTGGACGACGTGGACGCCGCTGCTGGCGGCGGCCGCGGCGTGCGGATGCCCGCTGCGCGACACCGTCGCCCCCGACCTGCCCGGCTGGGGCGAGAGCCCCGGCGCGATGAGCGGTCTCGGCGCGCTGGCCGACCGCGTCGCGGCGACGCTCCACGCGCTCGGCTACCGGCGGTGGCGTCTGATCGGGCACTCGCTCGGCGGCGCGCTCGCCCTCGAGATCGCGGCCCGGTTCCCGGACGACACGCTCTCGGCGACGCTCGTGTCGCCGAGCGGCGCGACCGTGCAGGCGGTCGCCCGCCACCCGATCGAAGCGGCGCCCCGGCTCCCCGCGTTCGCGGGCATGATCCTCGCGATGCGGATCCTCGCGGCACTCGGACCGCTGCGCGCGCCGCTCCTGCACGGGATGCGGCGCATCGGGCTGCTCCGCGTCCTCGCGGCGCCGCTCTTCGCCCACCCGGCGCGCGTGGACCCGGCGGTCACGGACGCGCTGGCCGACGAGATCCGCCCCGCCTCGTTCCTCGCCGCGGTCGACGCGGCGCGCGAGGTCGACATCGAGGGCTGGCGCCGCATCCGCTGCCCCGTGCACGTGGTGCGCGGCCGTCGCGACGTATTCGTCGGACGCGATGACGCGGCAGCGCTGCGCGCGGTCGTGCCGCACGCGCACGAGACCGTGCTCGCGACCGCGGGCCACTTCGCGCACGTCGAGGATCCCGACGCCGTGCTCGCGGTGCTCTCCCGCCTGCGGACCGTGTCTCCCGTCGTGTAG
- the rimI gene encoding ribosomal protein S18-alanine N-acetyltransferase, which yields MNIRPATPDDLDAIMALERASFPSDAWSDAMMREELSSPHGWYVVAEEAGRLAGYAGLRAPKSARDADVQTITIAEAFRGRGRGRMLLTALLEEARARGVRDVYLEVRADNPVAQRLYASEGFAEVGRRPHYYQPDDVDAIVMRLDLPAWQAARPAPALQWVGGDGATCDPRTGWCT from the coding sequence ATGAACATCCGCCCTGCCACACCCGACGATCTCGACGCGATCATGGCGCTCGAGCGCGCCTCGTTCCCGAGCGACGCGTGGAGCGACGCGATGATGCGCGAGGAGCTCTCCTCCCCGCACGGGTGGTACGTCGTCGCCGAGGAGGCCGGCCGCCTCGCCGGCTACGCCGGGCTTCGAGCCCCGAAGAGCGCGCGCGACGCCGACGTGCAGACCATCACGATCGCCGAGGCCTTCCGCGGTCGCGGGCGCGGACGGATGCTGCTGACCGCGCTGCTCGAGGAGGCCCGCGCGCGCGGCGTGCGCGACGTGTACCTCGAGGTGCGCGCCGACAACCCCGTCGCCCAGCGGCTCTACGCCTCCGAGGGGTTCGCCGAGGTGGGCCGGCGCCCGCACTACTACCAGCCCGACGACGTCGACGCGATCGTCATGCGCCTCGACCTGCCGGCGTGGCAGGCCGCGCGCCCGGCGCCCGCGCTGCAGTGGGTCGGCGGGGACGGCGCGACGTGCGACCCGCGGACGGGGTGGTGCACATGA
- a CDS encoding class I SAM-dependent methyltransferase, with the protein MDIAELTTLLTPAGLQLVDEVGALSSTAEVARAVSRLRAAGHSPELVSAVVSQASLRVRARAKFGEFADRMLFSRAGLEQATRLSVAARHAGRFRAAGIRRVADLGCGIGGDALGMAALGLEVSAVDADEVTAAIAAFNLAPFGESVTVAHGRAEDADPGAADAVWLDPARRSAGHGETVRVRAADYSPPLPWAWEQLRARPGGMKLGPAFDRDELPHDVEAQWVSADGSTIELVAWSGALARPGVRRAALVTRGDDAWELTAAADAADEPVRELGAFVHEPDGAVIRARLIGDVARALSAGMLAPAIAYLTGDAALTSPFVSSFRVRETLPFETRALAKALRARGIGTLEIKKRGVDVDPAALRTKLGLRGDAAATLLLTRIGARRLAVLADRV; encoded by the coding sequence GTGGACATCGCCGAGCTCACGACCCTGCTCACCCCCGCGGGCCTGCAGCTGGTCGACGAGGTGGGCGCCCTCTCGTCGACGGCCGAGGTCGCGCGCGCCGTGTCCCGGCTGCGGGCGGCGGGGCACTCCCCCGAGCTCGTGTCGGCGGTGGTGTCGCAGGCCAGCCTGCGCGTGCGCGCCCGGGCGAAGTTCGGCGAGTTCGCCGACCGCATGCTCTTCTCCCGCGCGGGGCTCGAGCAGGCGACGCGCCTGTCGGTCGCCGCCCGGCACGCCGGGCGCTTCCGCGCGGCGGGCATCCGCCGGGTCGCCGACCTCGGATGCGGCATCGGCGGCGATGCGCTGGGCATGGCGGCGCTCGGCCTCGAGGTGTCGGCCGTCGACGCCGACGAGGTCACGGCCGCGATCGCGGCGTTCAACCTCGCGCCCTTCGGGGAGAGCGTCACGGTCGCGCACGGGCGCGCCGAGGACGCGGACCCCGGCGCGGCGGATGCGGTGTGGCTCGACCCCGCCCGCCGCTCGGCGGGGCACGGCGAGACGGTGCGGGTGCGCGCGGCCGACTACTCCCCGCCGCTCCCGTGGGCGTGGGAGCAGCTGCGCGCACGGCCGGGCGGGATGAAGCTCGGGCCGGCGTTCGACCGCGACGAGCTGCCCCACGACGTCGAGGCGCAATGGGTGAGCGCCGACGGATCGACGATCGAGCTCGTGGCGTGGAGCGGCGCGCTCGCCCGGCCGGGCGTCCGGCGCGCCGCACTCGTGACGCGCGGCGACGACGCGTGGGAGCTCACCGCCGCCGCCGACGCGGCGGACGAGCCGGTGCGGGAGCTCGGCGCCTTCGTGCACGAGCCCGACGGCGCGGTCATCCGGGCCCGGCTGATCGGCGACGTCGCCCGTGCCCTGTCGGCCGGGATGCTCGCCCCCGCCATCGCGTACCTCACGGGCGACGCGGCCCTCACGAGTCCGTTCGTGTCGTCGTTCCGCGTGCGCGAGACGCTGCCGTTCGAGACGCGCGCGCTCGCGAAGGCGCTCCGCGCCCGCGGCATCGGCACGCTCGAGATCAAGAAGCGCGGCGTCGACGTCGATCCCGCCGCGCTGCGCACGAAGCTCGGCCTGCGCGGCGACGCGGCGGCGACCCTGCTCCTCACCCGCATCGGCGCGCGCCGGCTCGCGGTTCTCGCCGACCGGGTCTGA
- a CDS encoding IniB N-terminal domain-containing protein: MSVTLATIADALIEFILSLLRDPEAAAEFEADPEGTLAQRGLSGMSASDVCAVAPIIAERPDVVPMQVVKVAAPPTPAPDPVVREIKTITSNFSYIDDRDTVIDQSVNQNIWATGDVTQVFDQEAVVASGDGSMAAGDDATVDTDIDQSTNIDAGDDVAIDSDIAETTTTGSNNTQTETTTTTDASTVATIVGSGNTDTTAETVTDSYDDSASTYTETTVDTDATTVFDSSDTTISDMPADDDF, translated from the coding sequence ATGAGCGTCACCTTGGCCACGATCGCCGACGCCCTCATCGAGTTCATCCTCAGCCTCCTGCGCGACCCGGAGGCGGCGGCGGAGTTCGAGGCGGATCCGGAAGGGACCCTCGCCCAGCGCGGGCTCTCGGGCATGAGCGCCTCCGATGTGTGCGCGGTCGCCCCGATCATCGCCGAACGGCCCGACGTCGTGCCGATGCAGGTCGTGAAGGTGGCCGCCCCGCCGACGCCGGCCCCCGACCCGGTCGTACGCGAGATCAAGACGATCACGTCGAACTTCTCGTACATCGACGACCGCGACACGGTGATCGACCAGTCCGTCAACCAGAACATCTGGGCGACCGGCGACGTCACGCAGGTGTTCGACCAGGAGGCCGTGGTCGCCTCCGGCGACGGCTCGATGGCGGCCGGCGACGACGCGACGGTGGACACCGACATCGATCAGTCGACGAACATCGACGCCGGCGACGACGTCGCGATCGACAGCGACATCGCCGAGACCACGACGACCGGCTCGAACAACACCCAGACGGAGACGACGACCACCACGGATGCGTCGACGGTCGCCACGATCGTCGGCTCGGGCAACACCGACACGACGGCGGAGACGGTCACGGACTCGTACGACGACAGCGCGTCGACCTACACCGAGACCACGGTCGACACGGACGCCACGACGGTGTTCGACTCGTCCGACACGACGATCTCGGACATGCCAGCCGATGACGACTTCTGA